The Pseudomonas entomophila genome segment CGCAACCGCTGGTACCGGCCAGTTGGCGGCGCTGGTTCTTCAGGTTCCAGAAGGCGCGGCTGGAAATTTCCAGGTCGGCATACAGCGCCGAGCCGCTGCCGGACAGCTTCACGTCATAGATTTCATCGGTACCGGTGACGATGCCGCTGCCCACGCTGAAACCCACGGCGAAGTCTTCCAGGTCGGTGGGGCTGACCAGCATCACTGCCTGGTTGAGGCCGTTGTAGACGATGGCTAGCGCCACTTCCTCGGCCAGCGGCGTGGTGTCATGCGCGGCATCGGAGAGCTGGACATAGTCATAGGTGTTGCTGGCGGCGGGAAGGGCCAAAGGCATGGACGCCGCGCAGACCGGGGGCTTGCTGTTCATCGGAGCGAATACCGGCGGCAGTTTGACCTCACAAGCCTAGGCCGGTGGGCAGGTGCCGTCTAATCGCTAGCGTCTATGCCGTGATAGAGCGTGTCGATCAGTTGCAGGGGGGCGAGGTCGCCGATCCTGGCCTAGACTGCTGCTTCCACGGATTCACCATCAAAGGAGCGCCACATGAGCCTGTTCAGTTTCGTGAAGGAAGCCGGCGAGAAGTTGATCGACCTGCTGACGCCGGGCAATGCCAATGCCGAAGAACAGTTGAAGAAACACGTCCAGGACGTGGGGTTGGGCAACCCGAACATTTCGGCCACTGTAGAGGGCGACAAGGTCATCCTCAAGGGCGAGGTGAGCAGCCAGGAGGAGAAAGAGAAGATCATCCTGGCCGCCGGCAACATCGCCGGCGTGGCCTCGGTGGACGACCAGATCACCATCACCGGGCCCATCGCCCAGGCGGCGCGGTTCGTCACGGTGGAGAAGGGTGACACCCTTAGTGCCATCTCCAAGAAGGTGTATGGCGACGCCAACAAGTACAACAAGATCTTCGAGGCGAACAAGCCGATGCTCAAGCATCCGGACAAGATCTATCCGGGGCAGGTGCTGCGTATTCCGGACTGAGGGGTTCGCCTGTAGGGGCGGCTTCAGCCGCGATGCCTGGCACCCGCTTCGCGGGTGATCGCGGCTGAAGCCGTGCCTACGGGGTGAATGGGCCGTTACAACCCTTCCAGCAATGCCCGGTAATCCTCGACCGCCGCGAACTCCTGGGTGTCCCGCGGTTCGGCCCGGCTATCCGGCTGGCGCACCGCCAGCAGGTGCCCCACCCCGAAGCGCCGGGCGCTGCGCAGGATCGCCAGGGTGTCATCGATGAACAGGCTGCGCGCCGGCTCGAAGCCGATGTCCGCTTGCAATGCGTCCCAGAACTGCGGGCTTTCTTTCGGATACCCGTAATCATGCGAACTGATCAGCCGTTCGAAATAAGGCGCCAGTTCCACCCGCTCCAACTTCAGCGACAGCGAATCCCGGTGCGCATTGGTGATCATCACCACTCGCTTGTTCGCCTGGCGCACGGCTGCGAGGAAGGTGTCGGCATCCGGTTTCAGGGCGATCAGGTCGGCGATCTCCTGTTTCAGTTCGCGGATCGGCAGGCGCAGCTCGCGGCTCCAGAAATCCAGGCAGTACCAGTTGAGGGTGCCGGCGTGCTGCTCGAACAAGGGGCGCAGCTCCAGCTCGGCCATGGCCCGGCTCACGCCATGCAGCTCGGCATAGCGCTGGGGCAGGTGCTCCAGCCAGAAGCGGTTGTCGTAGTGCAGGTCGAGCAGGGTGCCGTCCATGTCCAGCAGGACGGTATCGATGGCGGACCAGGGAAGAACGGGCATGGGAAACTCTCGATCGGTCGGCAAGCCACGGTATAGTAACCCGTTCACGCCAAGGAGCCGCACCATGCGCCAGAAACCCACTGTCCTCAGCCGCGAAATCGTCGCCAGCAGCCGCCTGTTCAGGGTCGAAGCCGTGCAGTTGCGTTTCTCCAATGGCACCGAGCGCACCTACGAGCGCCTGGTTGGGCGTGGTAACGGCTACGGCGCAGTGATGGTCGTGGCCATGCTCGACGCTGAGCATGCAGTGTTGGTCGAGGAGTACTGCGGCGGCACCGACGAATATGAACTCTCGCTGCCCAAGGGGCTGATTGAACCGGGTGAGGATGTGCTGGCCGCCGCCGACCGGGAGCTCAAGGAAGAGGCCGGGTTCGGCGCACGCCAGCTAGAGCACCTGACCGAGCTGTCGCTGTCGCCCGGCTACATGAGCCAGAAGATCCAGGTGGTGTTGGCCACGGACTTGTACGAAGAGCGTCTGGAGGGCGACGAGCCGGAGCCGATGCGTGTCGACAAGGTCAACCTGCGTGAGCTCTCGGCCCTGGCCATGCACCCGCAGTTCACCGAAGGCCGCGCGCTGGCAGCGTTGTACCTGGCCCGTGACCTGCTGATCCAGCGCGGGGTATTGAGCGTATGAACGATCGGCAGTTGATGCAGGATGTGGTGACGCTCGCCTTGGCAGCGGGGGATGCGATCCTGCCGTTCTGGCGTGCGGATGTCACCGTGACCAACAAGGCCGACGATTCGCCGGTCACGGCAGCCGACCTGGCGGCCCATCGGGTTATCGCCGAAGGGTTGCAGGCGTTGGCACCACAGATTCCGGTGTTGTCCGAGGAGGACTGCGATATTGCGCTGGAGCGCCGTGCCGCCTGGCAGCGCTGGTGGTTGGTCGACCCGCTGGACGGCACCAAGGAGTTCATTGCCGGCAGCGAGGAGTTCACCGTCAACATTGCGTTGATCGAACGCGGCGAGGTGGTGTTCGGGGTGGTGGCGATGCCGACCAATGGGCGCTGTTATTTCGGCGGGCGCGAGCTTGGGGCCTGGCGTGCCGAGCGTGATGGCGCCGCGCAGTCGATCCAGGTGCGCGATGTGCCGCCACCCGGGACGAACTTCACGGTCGTCGCCAGCCGCCGTCATTCCAGCCCGCAGCAGGAGGCACTGCTGGCTGGCTTGAGCGGGGCGGTGGGTGAACTGGAGCTGGCCAATATCGGCAGTTCGTTGAAGTTCTGCCTGCTGGCGGAAGGAAGTGCCGACTGCTATCCGCGGCTGGCACCGACTTCGCAGTGGGACACGGCGGCTGCGCAAGGTGTGCTGGAGGGGGCCGGGGGCGTGGTGATCGGGTTGGATGGGTTGCCGTTTCAGTATCCGGCGCGGGAATCGTTGCTCAATCCATTTTTCCTGGCCTTGCCTCGGGCCGCGAAGTGGCGGCAGGCGCTGGTTGAGCTGGCAGGCGCGATCAGGGTTTGAGGTCGCCGGGGGCTGCTTTGCAGCCCATCACGGCTGAAGTCGCCCCTACAGAGGGACGCATTCCCTTGTACCGGCCTTAGCGATGCAGGACGTACTGCCCGCAGAATTTCACCGCAGGCTCGTCACTTCCTTCGTTGCTCACCACCGTTTCCAGCATCAGCCGCGCCCGCCCTCGGCGCTGGTACATCGCCAGGAACCGTTCCCAGGTCTTTTCGTCCGGCGCCGGGCAGCGCGCTATCGCCGTGCCAGTGACCGGCAGCGGGTAGCTGATCTGCCCTTCCTGGATGACGATATGCCCGTCATCGATCCCCAACTCACGCAAGCGCAGATGCAGCCAGCCCCAGCCCGCAAGCACCGCGCCGCAGTACAGGCTGCCGCCGAACATGGTGCTCTTGTGGTTGACGTTGGGGGCCAGCGGCAGCTTCAGATGCAGGCAGTGGTCCCGCCAGGCGATGACCTCCATCCCCATCTCGCGGGTGAGCGGGATGTCGCCGTGCAACACGGCTTGCAGGTACTGGCTATCGGTACTCATGAACGGTTGTCCTCCTGGTCGTCGTGCGCACCGTTACTGCCGTCGAAGCTCAGGCCGTGCTTGCGCAGCTTGTCGTGCAGGGTCTTGCGCGGGATGCCGAGGGCTTCGGCGAGGCTGCGCATCGAACCGTGTGGTTGGGTGAGTTCGGCGGCGATCAGCGAGCGTTCGAAATGCTCGACTTGCTCGCTGAGGGTGCCGGTCGGCGCGGGGCCTTGAACATCGTGGGGGCTGGCGGGCGCCTGGCCGTCGAGGGCCAGTTCCAGGCCCAGGGCGAAGCGTTCGGCGGCGTTTTGCAGCTCGCGCACGTTGCCCGGCCAGTCGTGGCGCAGCAGTAGGGCGCGCTGGGCCGGTTGCAGGGTGTTTGGCGGCAGGCCATGACGCTCGCTGGCGGCATCGGCGAAATGCTGGAACAGGACGAGGATGTCGTCGCCCCGTTCGCGCAGGGCTGGAATCCGCAGCGGCGCGACATTCAGGCGGTAGTAAAGGTCGGCGCGGAATCGCCCCTGGTCGGCGGCCTGGCGCAGGTCTTCCTTGGTTGCGGCAATGATGCGGATATCCAGCGGGATCAGCTGGTTGCCACCCAGGCGTTCGACCACGCGCTCCTGCAGCAGGCGTAGCAGCTTGACCTGCACGTCCAGGCTCATGCTCTCGATCTCATCGAGGAACAGGGTGCCGCCGTTGGCAAATTCGAACTTGCCGATGCGGCGTTTCTGCGCACCGGTGAAGGCACCGGGCTCATGGCCGAACAACTCGCTCTCGACCACCGACTCAGCCAGGGCGCCAGCGTTGATCGCCACGAACGGCCCGTCACGACGGCTCGAAAGATCATGCAAAGCGCGAGCTACCACCTCTTTACCGGCGCCGGTCTCGCCGAGGATCAGTACATCGGCCCGGGTCCCGGCGAGGGCGCCGATCTGCTCGCGCAGGCGTTGCATGCCCGGCGACTGGCCCACCAGGCGCGTGGCCAGTTGCTGGCGGTCGCTCAGGGCCAGGCGCAGGCTGCGGTTGTCCAGCACCAGGCGGCGCAGGGCCAGGGCGCGGCGCACGCTGTCGAGCAGGGCGTCGGTGGCGAAGGGTTTCTCGAGAAAGTCATAGGCGCCGGCGCGCATGGCCTGCACGGCCAGGGGCACGTCGCCGTGGCCGGTGATCAGCAGCACCGGCAGCTCGCTGTCGCGAGCGTGCAGTTGTTCCAGCAATTGCAGGCCATCGATGCCAGGCATGCGGATATCGCTGACCACCACGCCCGGCCAGTCGGCCTCGATGCGCGCGGCCAGGCCCTGGGCATCGGCCAATGGCACGACCTTGAGCCCGGCCAGGTCGAGGGTCTGGCTCAGGGCCTGGCGCAGGTGTGGGTCGTCATCGACCAGGATCACCTGGGCACGGCTGTCGATCAGTGTCTCGGTGGTCATGCCGAGGTGTCCTCCGAAGATTGCAGGTTGGCGCCGGGCTGGGCCATGCGCAGTTGCAGGGTCAGCAGGGCGCCGCCTTCCGGGTGGTTGGCCAGCAGCAGTTCGCCGCCCAGGGCGCGCATCAGGCTTTCGCAGATGGCCAGGCCCAGGCCCAGGCCCTGGGTGCGGGTCTTGGTGGTGAAGAACGGCTCCTTGGCGTGCTCCAGCGCCTGGCGGCTGAAACCGGGGCCGTTGTCGCGGATGTACAGGTAGACGCAGTCGTCCTGCCGTTCGGCACTCAGCCAGAGCTTGCGTGGGTTGGCTTTCTCGGTCAGGGCGTCGAGGGCGTTGGCCAGCAGGTTGCCCAGTACCTGGCGCAGGCGTGTTTCGCCCGCCTGCACCCACAGGGTGGCTTCTGGCAGGTCACGCACCAGCTCCACGGCCATGGCCCGGCGGCGCTTGGCCAGCAGCGCCAGGGCGTCGTCCAGCGCCGGTTGCAGGGCCACGCTTTCCGGGGCGTGGCGGTCGCGGCGGGCAAAGGCGCGCAGGTGGGCGATGATCGAGGCCATGCGCCCGGTCAGTTCACCGATCAGCTTGAGGTTGCCGCGCACGTCCTCGGTGCGCTGGTGGTCGAGCAGGATCTCGGCGTTCTCGGCGTAGCTGCGGATCGCCGCCAACGGCTGGTTGAGTTCGTGGCTGATGCTCGCCGACATGGTGCCTAGCACCGACAGTTTGCCGGCCTGAACCAGCTCGTCCTGGGCGCGCACCAGCTCCTGCTGGGTGTTCTCGCGCTCCAGCACCGCGCTTTTCAGCCGGGTGTTGAGGCCTTCGAGGTCGGCGGTGCGTTCTATCACGCGCTTTTCCAGCTCCTGGCGGGCACGGGCCTCGAAGTCGATGCGGTCGATGTAGTGACGGCGGCGTTGCATCACCAGGCCGGCCAGGAGCATGGCCACCAGCAGCGCGGCGCCGCCGATGGCCATGACGGTCTGCACCGAGCGGTCGACCAGCGTACGCGGCGCGAGGATGCTGACCTGCCAGCCGGTTTCCTTGATGTCGCGGGTCTGGATCAGCCAGGCAGCCTGGTCGAGGGTCAATGGCTGCGGGGCCTGGGTCGGGTAGGGCTGGATGGCGATGATCGCCTGGCGCTCGGTTTCGGTCAGCTCGCGGGTGGCGCGGAAGCGCCAGTCCGGGCGCGAGGTGAGCACCACCACGCCGTTCTGGTCGGTCAGCAGCAACTGCTCGGGGGTGCGGCCCCAGAGGGTTTCGGTATGGTCGAGGTCGACCTTGACCACCAGCACGCCAATCACCCGCTCGCGGTCGCGCACCGCCGCGGCGAAAAAGTAGCCGCGCTTGGCCGAGGTGGTGCCCTGGCCGAAGAAGCGCCCCAGGTGGCCTTCCATTGCCTCGATGAAGTAGGGGCGGAAGGAGAAGTTGCGGCCGAGGAAGCTGTCTGGCTTGTCCCAGTTGGAGGCGGCCAGGGTGTTGCCGCTGACGTCCATCAGGTACATCACTTCGGCACCGGTCTGGTGGGTGATGTCCTTGAGCAGGCGGTTGGCGTTGGTCACCGCCTCGAGCTTGAACGGGTCGGCCAGCACACCACGCAGGGCCGGCAGGTCGCCGAGGATCTGTGGCAGGGTCTCGTAGCGGTGCAGGGTGCCGAGCAGGTTGGCCACGTAAAGGTCGAGGGTCTGGCGGTTCTGCGAGGCCAGTTCGTCCTGGTAGTAGCGTTCGGCGAGGTGGTGCAGCGGCCACAGCAGTGGCGCCAGGCACAGGGCCAGCAGCGCCAGGCTGCGCCAGCGGGGGCGGCGTGGAGGCGTGGGTCTTGGAATCATCGCGATCATTGCGCCAGAAAAGTCTGGCGCAATTATGCGCTACTTCAGGCAGTCGATCAGCGCTTCATGCCAATGTGGTTGGCTGACCTGCCATTCCCGGGCGAGGCGCGAGCAGTCCAGGCGTGAATTGAGCGGGCGCCGGGCCGGCGTCGGGTACTCGCTGGACGGGATCGGCAGCAGCTCGGCGCAGGGCAGGCCCCGTGCCTTGAGCTGCTCGCCGATCGCCTGGGCGAAGCCGAACCAGGAGGTCTCGCCTTGGGCGGTCAGGTGGTAGGTGCCCCAGGCACCGGCCTGGTCTTGCTGCCAACGCTCGACCAGCGCGCGGGTGCTGGCGGCGATGGTGGCGGCCCAGGTGGGCGCGCCGATCTGGTCGTCCACCACCTTCAGCTGTGGCCGCTCCTGCAACAGCTTCTGCATGGTCAGCAGGAAGTTGCGCCCATGCCGCGAATACACCCAGCTGGTGCGCAGGATCAGGTGCTGTCCGCCGACCGCGGCGATCACCTGCTCCCCTGCCAGCTTGCTGCTGCCATAGACACCCAGGGGGTTGGTCGCG includes the following:
- a CDS encoding sensor histidine kinase; this translates as MIPRPTPPRRPRWRSLALLALCLAPLLWPLHHLAERYYQDELASQNRQTLDLYVANLLGTLHRYETLPQILGDLPALRGVLADPFKLEAVTNANRLLKDITHQTGAEVMYLMDVSGNTLAASNWDKPDSFLGRNFSFRPYFIEAMEGHLGRFFGQGTTSAKRGYFFAAAVRDRERVIGVLVVKVDLDHTETLWGRTPEQLLLTDQNGVVVLTSRPDWRFRATRELTETERQAIIAIQPYPTQAPQPLTLDQAAWLIQTRDIKETGWQVSILAPRTLVDRSVQTVMAIGGAALLVAMLLAGLVMQRRRHYIDRIDFEARARQELEKRVIERTADLEGLNTRLKSAVLERENTQQELVRAQDELVQAGKLSVLGTMSASISHELNQPLAAIRSYAENAEILLDHQRTEDVRGNLKLIGELTGRMASIIAHLRAFARRDRHAPESVALQPALDDALALLAKRRRAMAVELVRDLPEATLWVQAGETRLRQVLGNLLANALDALTEKANPRKLWLSAERQDDCVYLYIRDNGPGFSRQALEHAKEPFFTTKTRTQGLGLGLAICESLMRALGGELLLANHPEGGALLTLQLRMAQPGANLQSSEDTSA
- a CDS encoding YiiD C-terminal domain-containing protein, which gives rise to MSTDSQYLQAVLHGDIPLTREMGMEVIAWRDHCLHLKLPLAPNVNHKSTMFGGSLYCGAVLAGWGWLHLRLRELGIDDGHIVIQEGQISYPLPVTGTAIARCPAPDEKTWERFLAMYQRRGRARLMLETVVSNEGSDEPAVKFCGQYVLHR
- the lysM gene encoding peptidoglycan-binding protein LysM, whose translation is MSLFSFVKEAGEKLIDLLTPGNANAEEQLKKHVQDVGLGNPNISATVEGDKVILKGEVSSQEEKEKIILAAGNIAGVASVDDQITITGPIAQAARFVTVEKGDTLSAISKKVYGDANKYNKIFEANKPMLKHPDKIYPGQVLRIPD
- the rfbD gene encoding dTDP-4-dehydrorhamnose reductase; this translates as MKMLVCGQNGQVAQALQGALDGLGEVLALGRDRLDLARPEALREPLRQLKPDLIINAAAHTAVDQAESEPELAFAINAQAPRVLAEEAARLGVPLIHYSTDYVFDGGKATPYTEDDATNPLGVYGSSKLAGEQVIAAVGGQHLILRTSWVYSRHGRNFLLTMQKLLQERPQLKVVDDQIGAPTWAATIAASTRALVERWQQDQAGAWGTYHLTAQGETSWFGFAQAIGEQLKARGLPCAELLPIPSSEYPTPARRPLNSRLDCSRLAREWQVSQPHWHEALIDCLK
- a CDS encoding sigma-54-dependent transcriptional regulator: MTTETLIDSRAQVILVDDDPHLRQALSQTLDLAGLKVVPLADAQGLAARIEADWPGVVVSDIRMPGIDGLQLLEQLHARDSELPVLLITGHGDVPLAVQAMRAGAYDFLEKPFATDALLDSVRRALALRRLVLDNRSLRLALSDRQQLATRLVGQSPGMQRLREQIGALAGTRADVLILGETGAGKEVVARALHDLSSRRDGPFVAINAGALAESVVESELFGHEPGAFTGAQKRRIGKFEFANGGTLFLDEIESMSLDVQVKLLRLLQERVVERLGGNQLIPLDIRIIAATKEDLRQAADQGRFRADLYYRLNVAPLRIPALRERGDDILVLFQHFADAASERHGLPPNTLQPAQRALLLRHDWPGNVRELQNAAERFALGLELALDGQAPASPHDVQGPAPTGTLSEQVEHFERSLIAAELTQPHGSMRSLAEALGIPRKTLHDKLRKHGLSFDGSNGAHDDQEDNRS
- the cysQ gene encoding 3'(2'),5'-bisphosphate nucleotidase CysQ, which codes for MNDRQLMQDVVTLALAAGDAILPFWRADVTVTNKADDSPVTAADLAAHRVIAEGLQALAPQIPVLSEEDCDIALERRAAWQRWWLVDPLDGTKEFIAGSEEFTVNIALIERGEVVFGVVAMPTNGRCYFGGRELGAWRAERDGAAQSIQVRDVPPPGTNFTVVASRRHSSPQQEALLAGLSGAVGELELANIGSSLKFCLLAEGSADCYPRLAPTSQWDTAAAQGVLEGAGGVVIGLDGLPFQYPARESLLNPFFLALPRAAKWRQALVELAGAIRV
- the nudE gene encoding ADP compounds hydrolase NudE, which encodes MRQKPTVLSREIVASSRLFRVEAVQLRFSNGTERTYERLVGRGNGYGAVMVVAMLDAEHAVLVEEYCGGTDEYELSLPKGLIEPGEDVLAAADRELKEEAGFGARQLEHLTELSLSPGYMSQKIQVVLATDLYEERLEGDEPEPMRVDKVNLRELSALAMHPQFTEGRALAALYLARDLLIQRGVLSV
- the yrfG gene encoding GMP/IMP nucleotidase → MPVLPWSAIDTVLLDMDGTLLDLHYDNRFWLEHLPQRYAELHGVSRAMAELELRPLFEQHAGTLNWYCLDFWSRELRLPIRELKQEIADLIALKPDADTFLAAVRQANKRVVMITNAHRDSLSLKLERVELAPYFERLISSHDYGYPKESPQFWDALQADIGFEPARSLFIDDTLAILRSARRFGVGHLLAVRQPDSRAEPRDTQEFAAVEDYRALLEGL